In Gulosibacter molinativorax, a single window of DNA contains:
- a CDS encoding HNH endonuclease family protein, producing MSHSSPATSRTLGTRRTRRIRRIAVPIAAALLLAGCASGSTDSGTSGATGDSAPLPILTQEVLDAEAEAGSGTDNAAADTSLAETALDVLDTIPVAERTEWDGYFQRDEYFGEGWADLDGDDCNTRQEVLADQLEEVELNRDGCRVDFGVLDDPYTGETVEFMRGQGTSDKVQIDHVVALYNAWRTGAQDLTQQERLELANDPMNLQPTVDWANDEKESSDASQWLPPDETYHCTYVARQIVIKATYDLWVTPDEDAAMRDVLAGCV from the coding sequence GTGAGCCACTCCAGCCCCGCGACCAGCCGCACCCTCGGCACCCGACGCACCCGACGCATCCGCCGCATCGCGGTGCCCATCGCGGCTGCCCTGCTGCTCGCAGGATGCGCATCGGGCTCCACCGACTCCGGCACCTCAGGCGCGACCGGCGACAGCGCGCCACTGCCCATCCTCACGCAGGAAGTGCTGGACGCGGAGGCGGAGGCGGGCAGCGGAACCGACAACGCGGCTGCAGACACATCCCTCGCCGAGACCGCGCTCGATGTACTCGACACCATCCCCGTGGCCGAGCGCACCGAGTGGGACGGCTACTTCCAGCGGGACGAGTACTTCGGGGAGGGCTGGGCAGACCTCGATGGCGACGACTGCAACACCCGCCAGGAAGTGCTCGCCGACCAGCTCGAGGAGGTCGAGCTGAACCGCGATGGCTGCCGCGTCGACTTCGGCGTGCTCGACGACCCCTACACGGGCGAGACCGTTGAGTTCATGCGCGGCCAGGGCACGAGCGACAAGGTGCAGATCGACCACGTCGTCGCGCTCTACAACGCGTGGCGCACCGGCGCACAGGACCTCACGCAGCAGGAGCGCCTCGAGCTCGCGAACGACCCGATGAACCTCCAGCCGACGGTCGACTGGGCGAACGACGAGAAGGAATCGAGCGACGCATCCCAGTGGCTGCCACCGGACGAGACCTACCACTGCACGTACGTCGCGCGGCAGATCGTGATCAAGGCGACGTACGACCTCTGGGTCACGCCCGACGAGGACGCCGCGATGCGCGATGTGCTCGCCGGCTGCGTCTAA
- a CDS encoding patatin-like phospholipase family protein produces the protein MTHGPLAAEQLFPFAATENNNIRIGIALGGGGALGAAHVGVLQELHSRGIRPSIVAGTSMGAIIGAGYAAGIPLSVLRKFAGEASISTFSRHIFGRKPQTALRRFPDGPALLNSDGLLHTVERLGGDRNIEDLPRKFAATATDVIGRNQIVITEGSVAEAIRASMAIPAVFPPIRRGRQLLYDGGLVENLPIRVAKSLGASHVIAVRIRPERPLRGMRSLAPHVGDLETDPTTLLVQPKLEGFSQWSAKHVDAMVEAGRLAAREAIAEITRHRVPVAQP, from the coding sequence TTGACCCACGGCCCACTCGCCGCTGAACAACTTTTCCCGTTCGCCGCGACCGAGAACAACAACATACGAATCGGCATCGCCCTCGGCGGCGGTGGCGCACTCGGCGCTGCCCACGTCGGCGTGCTACAGGAGCTGCACAGCCGCGGTATCCGACCGAGCATCGTCGCAGGCACGAGCATGGGCGCCATTATTGGCGCTGGCTATGCCGCAGGTATCCCGCTCTCGGTATTGCGAAAGTTCGCCGGCGAGGCGTCGATCAGTACCTTCTCGCGCCACATCTTCGGCCGAAAGCCCCAGACGGCGCTGCGTCGGTTCCCCGATGGCCCAGCCCTTTTGAACTCCGACGGACTGCTGCACACCGTCGAGCGTCTCGGCGGAGACCGCAATATTGAGGACCTCCCCCGCAAGTTTGCGGCGACCGCCACCGACGTCATCGGCCGCAACCAGATCGTGATCACCGAGGGTTCGGTCGCAGAGGCGATCCGCGCGAGCATGGCCATCCCCGCAGTGTTCCCCCCTATTCGTCGAGGTCGGCAGCTGCTCTATGACGGGGGCCTCGTCGAGAACCTTCCCATTCGTGTCGCGAAGTCGCTCGGCGCCTCGCACGTCATCGCTGTGCGCATCCGACCGGAGCGTCCGCTGCGCGGGATGCGCTCGCTCGCGCCGCATGTCGGCGACCTCGAGACTGACCCCACGACGCTACTCGTGCAACCGAAGCTCGAGGGGTTTTCGCAGTGGTCCGCGAAGCACGTGGATGCGATGGTCGAGGCGGGTCGTCTGGCCGCGCGCGAGGCGATTGCTGAGATCACGCGCCACCGCGTGCCCGTCGCGCAGCCGTAG
- a CDS encoding S8 family peptidase: protein MIAALAISGCALAASTVTPAVATPASMTPANATSTPTLPNPSAAPDAPSADDGLWYYTDTGVAEIHDSGITGEGVTIAIIDSPINLDVPDLAGARIHPRTDQLCPGFTGVEATERARHSTAMASLLVGNGAGIVEEPGVLGVAPDAEILHYAVLGVAVNECDAPLADLVTDAVEQGADILNLSIAYDSPNDAQKAIDVALAAGLVVNVAVQNQSSDRLDLLSGMPGVVSIENVDQGGNPDEFSVTGPGLDLLAPGVGIRMLRTDFSGYELDDGTSPATAWVSGVFALAKSEWPDATGNQLIQAAIRSTTPEPTTASTELPPRTDSSGYGRLDPRILLATDPSQFPDENPLLEVGATADPTETPPVTPLENAPAASRFIWLVGGFVAVTGLYALLLVVRRRRYRRGR, encoded by the coding sequence ATGATCGCGGCGCTCGCGATCTCAGGATGCGCGCTCGCGGCGTCGACCGTGACGCCGGCTGTCGCGACACCAGCGAGCATGACGCCTGCGAACGCAACGAGCACGCCGACGCTCCCCAATCCGTCCGCCGCGCCGGACGCACCCTCAGCTGACGATGGCCTCTGGTACTACACGGACACCGGCGTTGCCGAGATCCACGATTCCGGCATCACCGGCGAAGGCGTCACCATCGCGATCATCGATTCCCCGATCAACCTCGACGTGCCAGACCTCGCCGGGGCGCGCATCCACCCCCGAACCGACCAGCTGTGCCCCGGGTTTACCGGGGTGGAAGCGACCGAACGGGCGCGGCACTCGACCGCCATGGCCTCGCTGCTCGTCGGCAACGGTGCCGGCATTGTGGAAGAGCCTGGTGTGCTCGGAGTCGCACCGGATGCGGAGATCCTGCACTATGCCGTGCTGGGGGTAGCGGTGAACGAGTGCGATGCGCCGCTCGCCGATCTCGTGACGGACGCTGTCGAGCAGGGCGCCGACATCCTGAATCTCTCGATCGCCTACGACTCACCGAACGACGCCCAGAAGGCGATCGACGTTGCGCTCGCGGCGGGACTCGTCGTGAATGTGGCGGTGCAGAATCAGTCGAGCGATCGGCTTGACCTCTTATCGGGGATGCCCGGGGTTGTGTCGATCGAAAACGTGGATCAGGGCGGCAACCCCGACGAGTTCTCGGTGACCGGCCCCGGTCTCGACTTGCTCGCCCCGGGCGTCGGAATCCGGATGCTGCGGACCGACTTTTCGGGGTACGAGCTCGATGACGGCACCTCGCCCGCTACGGCGTGGGTGAGTGGGGTGTTCGCGCTCGCGAAGTCGGAGTGGCCGGATGCGACGGGGAACCAGCTGATTCAGGCCGCGATCCGGAGCACGACGCCCGAACCGACCACCGCATCCACCGAGCTGCCGCCACGCACCGACTCGAGCGGTTACGGCCGGCTCGACCCGCGCATCCTTCTCGCCACCGACCCGTCGCAGTTCCCTGACGAGAATCCCCTGCTCGAGGTCGGCGCGACGGCAGACCCAACCGAAACACCCCCGGTGACGCCGCTCGAAAACGCGCCGGCCGCCTCGAGGTTCATCTGGCTCGTGGGAGGATTCGTCGCCGTCACCGGGTTGTACGCGCTGTTGCTGGTAGTTCGAAGGCGGCGCTACCGGCGCGGGCGCTGA
- a CDS encoding DsbA family protein codes for MNTRTSFTYAFDAYCGWCYGFSPALREFAAQNADRIDLKVLSGGLFSGPRAQPIEAYPHIPGANERIAELTGVAFGDDYQRVLEDGTRVMDSTDAATGLVALRKQAPDRELELASALQSAWYMDGADLSDVETYRTIATDLGLDADATEAAYRDPASREEAEREFRELRALGIDSYPTLLLHSDQGVHRFGGPTTSAAVLTQALDQYLAAIGKA; via the coding sequence ATGAACACTCGAACTTCCTTCACCTACGCCTTCGATGCCTACTGCGGCTGGTGCTACGGATTCAGCCCCGCGCTCCGCGAGTTCGCGGCTCAGAATGCCGACCGAATCGATCTCAAGGTGCTCTCGGGCGGCCTCTTCTCGGGCCCGCGCGCCCAGCCGATCGAGGCGTACCCGCACATCCCCGGCGCCAACGAACGAATCGCGGAGCTCACCGGAGTCGCCTTCGGTGACGACTACCAGAGGGTTCTCGAGGACGGCACGCGGGTGATGGACTCGACCGACGCGGCAACCGGGCTTGTTGCCCTGCGCAAGCAGGCACCCGATCGCGAGCTCGAGTTGGCGAGCGCGCTCCAGTCGGCCTGGTACATGGATGGCGCGGACCTCTCCGACGTCGAAACGTACCGCACCATCGCCACCGACTTGGGCCTCGACGCCGACGCGACCGAGGCCGCGTACCGAGACCCGGCGAGCCGCGAAGAGGCCGAGCGTGAGTTCCGTGAGCTGCGCGCGCTGGGTATCGATTCGTACCCGACGCTGCTCCTCCACAGCGACCAGGGCGTGCACCGCTTCGGTGGCCCGACGACCAGCGCGGCGGTGCTCACCCAGGCCCTCGACCAGTACCTCGCGGCGATCGGCAAGGCCTGA
- a CDS encoding helix-turn-helix domain-containing protein yields MVKNGQEEILEVRYTPAAGGTAGVEVVSVAELWRRMQTRAPSSRAQRPDFHVLLTVSEGVTWHMVDFHHYALADGAWLWVRPGQVQRFGDLAEASGTVVMFSSGVLSPSIAAEAALDDPFGQTLWQPTGPEAATLQRALCRLQEEFDATDVPASTRAAILQHLLAALLLRLTSLDSPTSTTRREHSETFLRFREAVEDGFTERRDVGSYARRLGYSPRTLTRATGDEVGVGAKEFIDRRVILEAKRRLAHTDDPVAIIAAALGFPDASNFVKYFSLRAGTTPTEFRRQFRSGE; encoded by the coding sequence ATGGTGAAAAACGGACAGGAAGAGATCCTCGAAGTTCGATATACCCCGGCAGCAGGGGGTACTGCGGGCGTCGAGGTGGTCTCGGTCGCCGAACTGTGGCGCAGGATGCAAACTCGCGCGCCAAGTTCGCGGGCGCAGCGGCCGGATTTTCACGTGCTGCTCACAGTGAGTGAAGGCGTGACCTGGCACATGGTCGATTTTCACCACTACGCGTTGGCCGACGGGGCGTGGCTGTGGGTCCGGCCCGGCCAGGTGCAGCGTTTCGGAGACCTGGCCGAGGCATCCGGCACCGTCGTGATGTTCTCTTCGGGCGTGCTGTCACCGAGCATCGCGGCGGAAGCCGCCCTCGACGACCCATTTGGCCAGACGCTGTGGCAGCCAACCGGCCCCGAGGCGGCGACGCTGCAGCGGGCACTTTGCCGGCTGCAGGAGGAGTTCGATGCCACCGACGTTCCGGCATCCACGCGGGCCGCAATCCTGCAACACCTGCTTGCCGCGCTGCTGCTGCGGCTGACCAGCCTGGACTCACCGACCAGCACAACTCGTCGAGAGCACTCCGAAACGTTCCTGCGCTTTCGCGAGGCGGTCGAGGACGGTTTCACCGAGCGGCGGGACGTTGGCTCGTATGCCCGTCGACTCGGGTACTCGCCACGGACGTTGACGCGCGCGACGGGGGATGAGGTCGGCGTCGGCGCGAAGGAATTCATCGATCGGCGCGTGATCCTCGAGGCTAAGCGGCGGCTGGCCCACACCGATGACCCGGTGGCGATCATCGCAGCCGCGCTCGGGTTTCCCGACGCCAGCAATTTCGTGAAGTATTTCTCGCTTCGTGCCGGCACGACGCCGACAGAGTTCCGGCGGCAGTTTCGTTCGGGCGAATGA
- a CDS encoding DUF2207 family protein, which produces MKLQPFAIRFVMALAVVALAIVALPFGTSTARANVNDFTFASWHTEVDVSVEKGAFGGDIVRSHFTETVTAVFPDEDQNRGLVRALPVAMGHQTMRVEDVSVTDGAGNPVPFELSQAWGPEDVVISIGDESFVHGETTYVITYDLVNTMRWRESSDQFEYAPNLVPPYRLQEIEEFSATVRMPQELMDHVAPVPSHRDYEGVHGADIVCFMDELYGERECPVTVASQRDVVSISISEPALADRDVTLRVTLDEDALRGSVAFDALLLPQVLSFMALIAGVVLTVIAQVWASRNRIPKTHSPLIARYETSITPVLASILLRYGGRPDRALTLSASILFAAVRGVLELSEGDSSGAKNPVTRVRLVAPLSTLPEESQRFIREVLRISNVGDERVLGDGEHGVGDRWEKFVSDALQEPTRAGLIGPTPLAKKRKWLVASPLLLTAISALAMILLWNHVADDLTLWVFLAGILGGIALIWLLYLVVFDRGEGLTERGMGLYEELQGVKQYIDLAEADRLAMLQGLGTADRDDVDGRAVLDVYEKLLPYAVLMGYASSWASLVTHWQRESATDLAWFPASTDLSHTVTGLNASTLASTPTPSSSSDGGSSSSYSGGGSAGGGFGGGSVGGR; this is translated from the coding sequence TTGAAACTTCAACCGTTCGCCATCCGATTCGTCATGGCCTTGGCGGTCGTTGCGCTGGCGATCGTCGCCCTGCCGTTCGGCACATCCACCGCGCGCGCCAACGTCAACGATTTCACGTTTGCGAGCTGGCACACCGAGGTCGACGTGAGCGTCGAGAAGGGCGCGTTCGGTGGGGACATCGTGCGCTCACACTTCACGGAGACGGTCACGGCGGTGTTCCCGGACGAGGATCAGAACCGCGGGCTCGTGCGGGCGCTGCCGGTGGCGATGGGCCATCAGACGATGCGGGTTGAGGATGTGTCGGTGACGGATGGTGCGGGCAACCCGGTGCCGTTTGAGCTTTCGCAGGCATGGGGTCCGGAGGACGTCGTCATCTCGATCGGCGACGAATCGTTCGTGCACGGCGAGACGACGTACGTGATCACCTACGACCTCGTGAACACGATGCGGTGGCGTGAGAGTTCCGATCAGTTTGAGTACGCACCGAACCTCGTGCCGCCATATCGACTGCAAGAAATCGAGGAGTTTTCGGCGACTGTGCGGATGCCGCAGGAGCTCATGGACCACGTCGCCCCGGTGCCCTCCCATCGCGATTACGAGGGCGTCCACGGTGCCGACATCGTCTGTTTCATGGACGAACTCTATGGCGAGCGCGAATGTCCGGTGACCGTCGCATCCCAACGTGACGTCGTGTCGATCAGCATCTCGGAGCCGGCATTGGCAGACCGTGACGTGACGCTCCGGGTCACCCTGGACGAGGACGCGCTGCGCGGGTCGGTGGCGTTCGACGCGCTGCTGTTGCCGCAGGTGCTCAGCTTTATGGCGCTCATTGCGGGCGTGGTGCTGACGGTGATTGCCCAGGTGTGGGCGTCGCGGAACCGAATTCCGAAGACGCACAGCCCTTTGATCGCGAGATATGAGACGTCGATCACGCCCGTGTTGGCGAGCATCCTCCTCCGATATGGTGGACGACCTGATCGGGCGCTGACACTGTCGGCGAGCATCCTGTTTGCCGCGGTTCGCGGGGTACTCGAGTTGTCAGAGGGCGACTCGAGTGGCGCTAAAAATCCCGTGACGCGCGTTCGACTCGTGGCACCGCTTTCGACCTTGCCGGAGGAATCGCAACGATTCATCCGGGAGGTGCTGAGAATCAGCAATGTGGGTGATGAGCGTGTCCTCGGCGATGGCGAGCACGGTGTCGGCGACCGCTGGGAGAAGTTCGTGTCGGATGCACTCCAGGAGCCGACACGAGCCGGTCTGATTGGACCCACGCCACTCGCGAAGAAGCGCAAATGGCTCGTGGCCAGCCCGTTATTGTTGACGGCGATCTCGGCGCTCGCGATGATTCTGCTGTGGAACCACGTGGCCGATGACCTCACTCTCTGGGTGTTCCTAGCCGGGATTCTCGGCGGAATCGCGCTGATCTGGCTGCTCTATCTCGTCGTGTTTGATCGCGGGGAGGGGCTCACCGAGCGTGGGATGGGCCTATACGAGGAGCTCCAAGGCGTGAAGCAATACATCGACCTTGCGGAGGCCGATCGGCTTGCGATGCTGCAAGGGCTGGGCACCGCGGATCGAGACGACGTCGACGGTCGTGCGGTGCTGGACGTGTACGAGAAGCTACTGCCATACGCCGTGCTCATGGGCTACGCATCCTCGTGGGCGTCGCTGGTCACCCACTGGCAGCGCGAATCCGCGACGGACCTCGCCTGGTTCCCGGCGAGCACCGACCTGTCACACACCGTGACCGGGCTCAACGCCTCGACCCTCGCATCCACACCGACACCGTCGTCGAGCTCGGACGGCGGTTCTTCGAGCAGTTACTCCGGTGGCGGTTCCGCGGGCGGCGGCTTCGGCGGCGGGTCGGTCGGCGGGCGGTAG
- a CDS encoding HAD hydrolase-like protein translates to MSNNDGFYEPVDETGPVDAPLLEEVDPEAEQKLAAREHSGQESFAESDFDEARTATRERHGGDVRFPLDGPRVKRDAAGNFSPASVTVMQQPPIAPTTISRRVQPQARPLTPVDMPLGTGVAPFTAVLWDLDGTISDSAAGIIEAMRKTYDVFRMPIPSDDTLLSYVGPPIIDSFKAEHLDDQIEILHALETYREIHEESGLVDSPAFAGLPELVRDVRRAGIPQSTATSKPESAASRVLHYYGIADEFDFITGATDDESRSKKEDVVEEAVRRLREKGVDLSNVIMIGDRFYDVQGAAQHGIPTIYVNWGYGQVGEDEGAVAVASNAHELRELLGL, encoded by the coding sequence ATGAGCAACAACGACGGATTCTACGAACCGGTCGACGAAACCGGCCCCGTTGACGCGCCGCTGCTCGAGGAAGTCGACCCCGAGGCGGAGCAGAAACTCGCGGCGCGAGAGCACTCCGGGCAGGAATCGTTCGCCGAGTCAGACTTCGACGAGGCACGGACTGCCACGCGTGAGCGACACGGCGGCGACGTGCGGTTCCCCCTCGACGGGCCGCGCGTCAAGCGTGACGCGGCGGGCAATTTCTCTCCCGCATCCGTCACCGTTATGCAGCAGCCGCCAATCGCGCCGACCACGATCTCGCGGCGGGTCCAGCCACAAGCCCGCCCGCTGACGCCGGTAGACATGCCGCTCGGTACCGGTGTGGCACCCTTCACCGCCGTGCTCTGGGACCTCGACGGCACTATCTCCGACTCCGCCGCCGGCATCATCGAGGCGATGCGCAAGACCTACGACGTGTTCCGCATGCCGATTCCGAGCGATGACACGCTTCTCAGCTACGTCGGCCCGCCGATCATCGACTCGTTCAAGGCGGAGCACCTCGACGATCAGATCGAGATTCTGCACGCGCTCGAGACCTACCGCGAGATTCACGAGGAGTCCGGCCTCGTCGACTCCCCCGCGTTTGCGGGCCTGCCGGAGCTCGTGCGCGATGTGCGTCGCGCGGGCATCCCGCAGTCAACCGCGACGAGCAAGCCCGAGTCGGCCGCGAGCCGTGTGCTGCACTACTACGGCATCGCCGACGAGTTCGACTTCATCACGGGTGCAACCGACGACGAGTCGCGCTCGAAGAAAGAGGACGTTGTCGAGGAGGCCGTCCGCCGGTTGCGGGAGAAGGGCGTCGATCTCTCGAACGTCATCATGATCGGCGACCGGTTCTACGACGTCCAGGGCGCAGCCCAGCACGGCATCCCCACGATCTACGTCAACTGGGGCTATGGCCAGGTCGGCGAGGATGAGGGCGCCGTCGCGGTGGCCTCAAACGCGCACGAATTGCGGGAGCTGCTCGGGCTGTAG
- a CDS encoding glycosyltransferase family 4 protein, with amino-acid sequence MRFFFDARYIRTDFHDGISRYSAQLGNAVHAQSPDEVTFLIHDERQLEHLPEGAKWLLFHSNESALEPIAAMKLNKYRPDVVFSPLQTIGTAGRKFKVIVTLHDLIYYRHRKPPTNLSPLLRLGWRAYHLTYGPQRLALDGADAVATVSETSKREILGHRLTKRPVVVIPNAPNDLRALLPEAQETPILNQTAAKLGQSAAQLDHASSSAAATAEPHHPPATTSQTSSDIADASQPIRNLVYMGSFMPYKGVETLIEGMRELPGRTLHLLSRINQERRRELEAIVPAGADVVFHEGVSDEEYAQILHDDAVLVTASLDEGYGLPIAEALALGTPAVVTDLEIFHEVAGDGARYFAPWDARAFAAQVGALDDPAAREATIAAGLEHMRQFTWERSARILWETATKLASERG; translated from the coding sequence ATGCGATTCTTCTTTGACGCGCGCTACATCCGCACCGATTTTCACGACGGGATTAGCCGCTACTCGGCCCAACTCGGCAACGCTGTGCACGCGCAGTCGCCCGATGAGGTGACCTTCCTCATCCACGACGAGCGCCAGCTCGAGCACCTCCCCGAGGGCGCGAAGTGGCTGCTGTTCCACTCGAACGAGTCGGCGCTCGAGCCGATCGCCGCGATGAAGCTCAACAAGTATCGGCCGGACGTCGTCTTCTCGCCGCTGCAGACCATCGGCACCGCCGGGCGCAAGTTCAAGGTAATCGTCACGCTTCACGACCTCATTTACTACCGCCACCGCAAGCCGCCGACCAATCTCAGCCCGCTGCTTCGGCTGGGCTGGCGCGCCTACCACCTCACGTACGGCCCGCAGCGGCTCGCGCTCGACGGCGCGGATGCGGTGGCCACGGTTTCCGAGACCTCCAAGCGCGAGATCCTCGGTCACCGGCTCACGAAGCGGCCGGTCGTGGTCATCCCGAACGCGCCCAACGACCTGCGCGCGCTCCTGCCCGAGGCGCAAGAGACGCCGATCCTGAACCAAACCGCGGCGAAGCTGGGCCAGTCCGCCGCCCAGCTGGATCACGCATCTAGCAGCGCAGCCGCTACAGCCGAGCCGCACCACCCGCCGGCGACCACGAGCCAGACCTCCTCAGACATTGCCGACGCGAGCCAGCCCATCCGAAACCTCGTCTACATGGGCTCGTTCATGCCGTACAAGGGCGTCGAGACGCTGATCGAGGGGATGCGCGAGCTGCCCGGCCGCACGCTCCACCTCCTGAGCAGGATCAACCAGGAGCGGCGGCGCGAACTCGAGGCGATCGTGCCGGCGGGCGCGGACGTCGTGTTCCACGAGGGGGTCAGCGACGAGGAATACGCGCAGATCCTGCACGACGACGCGGTGCTCGTTACCGCGTCGCTCGACGAGGGCTACGGCCTGCCGATCGCGGAGGCGCTCGCCCTTGGCACCCCCGCAGTCGTCACGGACCTCGAGATCTTCCACGAGGTTGCAGGCGACGGAGCGCGCTATTTCGCGCCGTGGGACGCGCGCGCGTTTGCCGCGCAGGTCGGTGCGCTCGACGACCCTGCGGCGCGAGAGGCGACAATCGCGGCCGGTCTCGAGCACATGCGCCAGTTCACCTGGGAGCGCTCGGCGCGCATCCTCTGGGAGACCGCGACGAAGCTCGCAAGCGAACGAGGCTAG
- a CDS encoding cyclase family protein yields the protein MSTSSSTNTSPNTSPNTDQNVLTALVAGLASGGIEVIDLTNKLSPETPTLQLPEPFSNLIDLSIEKVSEFDDAGPFWAHNNLHVGEHIGTHLDAPIHWISGRDGDDVSQIPVPRLVGPAVVIDKSAEAAENPDFLLTVEHIQEWEVEHGKLPAGGWLLYRTGWDKRSQDQDAFLNFYDGTSHTPGVTSEAARWLAEETEIAGFGVETVGIDAGDGFVLEPPMPVHYYLLGNDKYGVTSLQNLASLPVTGAVIVVSPLPIVGGTASPARVLALVSK from the coding sequence GTGTCCACTTCCTCCTCGACCAACACTTCCCCCAACACTTCCCCAAACACTGACCAGAACGTGCTGACCGCGCTCGTCGCGGGGCTCGCATCCGGCGGCATCGAGGTCATCGACCTCACGAACAAGCTCAGCCCCGAGACCCCGACGCTGCAGCTGCCCGAGCCGTTCTCGAACCTCATCGACCTCAGCATCGAGAAGGTGAGCGAATTCGACGACGCGGGTCCCTTCTGGGCCCACAACAATCTCCACGTTGGTGAGCACATCGGCACGCACCTCGACGCGCCCATCCACTGGATCTCTGGACGCGACGGCGACGATGTCTCGCAGATACCGGTGCCGCGCCTTGTCGGCCCCGCCGTGGTCATCGACAAGAGCGCTGAGGCCGCGGAGAACCCCGACTTCCTGCTGACGGTCGAACACATCCAGGAGTGGGAGGTCGAGCACGGCAAGCTTCCGGCCGGCGGCTGGCTGCTTTACCGCACGGGCTGGGACAAGCGGTCACAGGATCAGGATGCGTTTCTCAACTTCTACGACGGCACGAGCCATACGCCGGGAGTTACTTCGGAGGCCGCGCGCTGGCTGGCGGAAGAGACGGAGATCGCGGGCTTCGGCGTCGAGACGGTCGGCATTGACGCCGGCGATGGTTTCGTGCTCGAGCCGCCGATGCCGGTGCACTACTACCTGCTCGGCAACGACAAGTACGGCGTGACTTCGCTGCAGAACCTCGCTTCGCTTCCCGTCACCGGTGCCGTGATCGTCGTCAGCCCGCTGCCGATCGTGGGCGGCACTGCGAGCCCGGCGCGCGTCCTCGCGCTGGTTTCGAAGTGA